Proteins co-encoded in one Flavobacterium sp. M31R6 genomic window:
- a CDS encoding DUF5686 family protein, whose amino-acid sequence MKYFFLLFFFFTLSLQAQFQVNGIVKDASTQKILPFASIITNDGSNTISDVDGKFSISSKNKITSITVSYIGYLKNTISIENNKLFYKIDLVEKANQLKEVLVSNENPALAIIKKTIQNKAENNPQKKLKSFEFKSYNKLIVTANPDSINGTIDSVFVTNSYETYLKKLDSTDYKFKQLIKKQHLFQTEKVSKYQFDGKRLKETILGTRMAGFKQPVYEILTFNLQSYSIYDSKYELFETKYKSPIANDALDDYNYKLLDTVVINGRNTYMVYFKNKKEKRAAGLEGILYIDQVNFAVAKAIMRIKGILDISGIHEFQFIPEKYLWFPTATKFKIVKGTNDDDIKILGGTIQFDGDIKEDLTPRKRVESDYIYLLSQTTNFDIQYSTPVAIKKPIVQVEIKENAINKPESFWVEYRKDSLDSRSEKTYLSLDSISIKKRIESRLNFGRKILTGYLPFKIWDFNLRKILSYNNYEGLRLGIGGITNDFFSKKYRLEGYTAYGLRDYDFKYNLGIGARIDKFSNTWIGISYTDDLRDIASTDYVVEKKAFKIYDPRSINFNTFYRYEHWRIALESKIIPKVESVFALANTFVTPQFEYTYNLNGKSYKTYTMTTATISLKWSPYSDYMQTPTGRIETEKRFPKFTFQVTQSLPDVLNNDFTYTKIDFKADYQIKYLNGQRTFLLFEAGRAFGDLPLPQLYSNSPNNLNKETIFKRITFAGRNSFETMYFNEFFSSEYMSFQFKHGFNRIYIFNKLKPSLDFVTRMAWGNMKNPENHIGLDFKTLNKGFFESGIELNKIFNGLGLGGYYRYGPNHLSNFKDNIAVKLTFILDLGI is encoded by the coding sequence ATGAAGTACTTTTTTTTACTGTTCTTCTTTTTTACGCTTTCGCTTCAAGCGCAATTTCAAGTAAATGGAATTGTCAAAGACGCTTCAACCCAAAAAATACTTCCATTTGCCTCTATCATTACAAATGACGGCTCCAACACCATTTCGGATGTTGATGGAAAATTCAGTATTTCATCCAAAAACAAAATAACATCCATAACCGTTTCTTATATTGGTTATTTAAAAAATACGATTAGTATAGAAAACAATAAGCTATTTTATAAAATAGATCTTGTTGAAAAAGCAAACCAGCTCAAAGAAGTTTTAGTTTCTAATGAAAATCCAGCATTGGCCATTATAAAAAAGACCATTCAGAACAAAGCAGAAAACAATCCGCAGAAAAAACTCAAAAGCTTTGAATTCAAATCCTACAATAAACTCATCGTTACTGCCAATCCAGACTCCATTAATGGAACTATAGACTCTGTGTTTGTAACCAATTCGTATGAAACTTATCTAAAAAAACTGGATTCAACTGATTACAAATTCAAACAACTCATCAAGAAACAGCATTTGTTTCAAACTGAGAAAGTATCAAAATATCAATTCGACGGCAAAAGATTGAAAGAAACCATTTTAGGAACGAGAATGGCAGGATTCAAACAACCTGTTTACGAAATACTCACTTTCAACCTTCAATCATACTCCATATACGATTCTAAATATGAGCTTTTCGAAACCAAATACAAAAGTCCAATTGCAAATGATGCCTTGGATGATTATAACTACAAACTACTAGACACTGTAGTCATAAATGGTCGAAACACTTATATGGTTTACTTTAAAAACAAAAAAGAGAAAAGAGCCGCTGGTCTTGAAGGGATTTTGTACATCGATCAAGTTAATTTTGCTGTTGCAAAAGCAATTATGCGTATCAAAGGGATACTAGATATCAGTGGAATTCATGAATTTCAATTCATTCCAGAAAAATATTTGTGGTTTCCTACCGCAACCAAGTTTAAAATTGTAAAAGGAACCAATGATGATGATATAAAAATATTGGGAGGAACAATTCAATTTGATGGCGACATAAAAGAAGACTTAACTCCCAGGAAAAGAGTCGAATCTGATTATATCTATCTGCTTTCCCAAACAACAAATTTTGACATTCAATACTCCACTCCCGTAGCAATCAAAAAGCCAATAGTTCAGGTAGAGATTAAAGAGAATGCCATAAATAAACCCGAAAGCTTTTGGGTCGAATACCGAAAAGACAGTTTGGACAGCCGAAGTGAGAAAACCTATCTATCATTAGACAGTATTTCGATAAAAAAAAGAATAGAGAGCAGGCTCAATTTTGGCCGTAAAATCTTAACTGGATACCTCCCTTTTAAGATTTGGGATTTTAATTTACGTAAAATATTAAGTTATAATAATTATGAAGGATTACGATTAGGAATTGGCGGTATAACCAATGATTTTTTTTCCAAAAAATACCGTCTCGAAGGTTACACGGCTTATGGTTTAAGAGATTATGATTTCAAGTATAATTTAGGAATTGGAGCCAGAATAGATAAATTCTCCAATACTTGGATTGGAATAAGCTATACCGATGACCTTAGAGACATTGCAAGTACCGACTATGTTGTCGAAAAAAAAGCTTTCAAAATCTATGATCCACGTTCGATCAATTTCAACACTTTTTATAGATATGAGCATTGGAGAATTGCATTAGAATCCAAAATCATTCCAAAAGTGGAAAGTGTTTTCGCACTTGCCAATACTTTTGTAACCCCACAATTCGAATATACTTACAACCTGAATGGCAAGTCCTACAAGACTTACACGATGACAACCGCAACAATATCTTTGAAATGGAGTCCATACAGTGATTATATGCAAACCCCAACAGGAAGAATTGAAACCGAAAAAAGGTTTCCAAAGTTTACTTTTCAGGTGACTCAATCACTTCCCGATGTTTTGAACAATGATTTTACTTATACCAAAATTGACTTTAAAGCCGATTACCAAATCAAGTATTTAAATGGTCAGCGAACTTTTTTGTTATTTGAAGCCGGACGAGCCTTTGGTGATTTACCACTCCCTCAATTATACAGCAACTCACCAAATAATTTAAACAAAGAAACGATTTTTAAGAGAATTACCTTTGCGGGTAGAAACAGTTTTGAAACCATGTATTTCAATGAGTTTTTCTCTAGTGAATACATGTCTTTTCAGTTCAAACATGGTTTTAACAGAATTTATATTTTTAATAAACTAAAGCCTTCGCTTGATTTTGTAACTCGAATGGCTTGGGGAAATATGAAAAATCCAGAAAATCATATTGGACTTGACTTTAAAACCTTGAACAAAGGATTCTTTGAATCCGGCATTGAACTCAATAAAATCTTTAACGGATTGGGACTTGGTGGTTATTACCGTTATGGACCGAATCATTTAAGCAATTTCAAAGACAATATTGCTGTGAAACTGACTTTTATTCTTGATTTGGGAATTTAA
- the frr gene encoding ribosome recycling factor, translated as MTEEIEFILDSTEESMTGSIEHLEKAFLNIRAGKASPAMLGSVFVDYYGSASPLSQVSKISVPDARTITLQPFEKNMLHPIEKAIMVANLGFNPMNNGDMIIISVPPLTEDRRRELAKQAKSEAEDAKIGVRNARKDANSDIKKLEKEGTSEDICKSAEEEVQNLTNSFIKKIDELLAVKEAEIMKV; from the coding sequence ATGACAGAAGAAATTGAATTTATATTAGATAGTACAGAAGAATCTATGACGGGTTCTATCGAGCATTTAGAAAAAGCCTTTTTAAATATTCGTGCCGGAAAAGCATCTCCTGCTATGTTGGGAAGTGTTTTTGTTGATTATTATGGATCGGCATCTCCACTATCTCAAGTATCAAAAATCAGTGTGCCTGATGCAAGAACCATCACGCTTCAACCTTTTGAAAAAAACATGTTGCATCCTATTGAAAAAGCAATTATGGTTGCCAATCTTGGATTCAACCCAATGAATAACGGAGACATGATTATCATTAGTGTCCCACCTCTTACCGAAGACCGCAGACGTGAACTAGCCAAACAAGCCAAGTCTGAAGCTGAAGATGCCAAAATTGGTGTTAGAAATGCCCGAAAAGACGCTAATTCGGATATCAAAAAATTAGAAAAAGAAGGAACTTCGGAAGACATTTGCAAAAGCGCAGAAGAAGAAGTTCAAAACTTAACTAATTCATTTATCAAAAAAATTGATGAACTTCTGGCAGTAAAAGAAGCCGAAATCATGAAAGTTTAA